In Sphingobacterium sp. R2, the genomic stretch CAATAGTTTTATCATTATTGCCTTGCTTCTTTTTTAGACTCCTTCGGGAATGAAGGAATTTTCAATCTCATGCAGTACCTCTAAAATTTCAGCCTGGCGCTGCAAACTGACCAATTTCATTCGATACTCTTTAAAATTAGGAATTCCTTTGAAGTAATTCGCATAATGTCTACGCATTTCAAAAATACCTAATTTGTCACCTTTCCATTCGATGGATTTGTTCAAATGGGTTCTGCAAACTTCGACGCGTTCGGCAATGGTAGGTCCTTCAAGACGTTCCCCAGTATTGAAAAAATGTTTGATTTCTCTGAAGATCCAAGGGTATCCGATTGCTGCACGGCCAATCATGATGCCATCCACTTCAAACTCCTGGCGCCAAGCTGCTGCTTTTTCGACAGAATCGACATCGCCATTACCGAAAATTGGGATCTTGATCCGCGGATTGCGTTTGATATCGCGAATCATGGACCAGTCTGCTTGTCCTTTATACAATTGTGCACGCGTACGTCCATGAATAGCAAGTGCTTTGATGCCGACATCTTGTAATCTTTCAGCAACCTCATACACATTTTTTGTATTGTCATCCCATCCAAGGCGTGTTTTCACAGTTACGGGTAAATCAGTAGCTTCAACAACAGCTTTGGTCATGGCAACCATTTTATCAATATCCTGTAAAAGGGATGAGCCAGCACCTTTGCAGACCACTTTTTTTACAGGACAACCATAATTGATGTCAATTAAATTAGGTCCTGCTTTTGCGCAGATTTCAGCCGATTGACGCATGCTTTCGATATCACCGCCGAAGATCTGGATACCAATAGGTCGTTCATATTCAAAAATATCTAGCTTTTGAACAGATTTGGCAGCATCACGAATTAGCCCTTCGGATGAAATAAATTCAGTATACATTAAATCAACCCCATTTTGTTTGCACACGTAACGAAACGGGGGATCACTTACATCCTCCATAGGAGCTAATAGCAACGGGAATTCACCCAAATCAATATTTTCACCAATCTTGACCGACATCTTCGATAATTTTTTACAAAGGTACAAAATTTGGTGTTAGTATAAAGTTAGCGAACTGTCAGGAGTTTAGAGTCGACTTTTGATTTCTTCGGAGCTTGTTGAACGTTGACTGTTCAAGATTCCAGCTCCTCCAAAGCGATAATTGAAAGATAGGATGGCTGTCCTGCTGTCGGGATTTGATCTCCCATTAAGCCGAATTGTTGAAGAAACCGTTTCGTATCGGCGACTGTTAGTCCTAAAAATATCATTTACCACCAGTTTAACAGAAGCTTTTTTATTGAGAATTTTCTTTTGAATTCCGCTGTACAACTGGCCATAGCTCTTGATCTGGCTTAACCCTGTCGTCAATCCGGAGGTATAGCTTCCGCCCACTTCTATGGACCAGTCGTTCGGTAGTTTGATTGTGTTCTGGCTATTCAGGGTCAGCGTATTGCCTTTGCGGCTAATCAGTATGCCGTCCTGCGGAATTTCATATTCATTACGATAGTAGTTTGTGAAGTGCGTGGCTGACCACCAACTTGTCAATTGAGTCGGAGCGATAAAAGAAATTCCAAAGTTTTTGAATGAGCCGATATTCTCTGGCCGTTCGTAAGTTATATACGGATTGGATAAATCCCTTCCTAGAATGTCGTTGACAACGTCTGTTCGTGAAGCATAATTCAGTGTGAAAATATATTTATTGGAAAAAGTATAGCCCAGCTCAAATGCATGTTCATATGCCGGGTTCAGACTGGCATTGCCCTCCGTATAGGAAAACGGATCGGTGTATACACGAAATGGATTGAGGTCCCAAAAAGAGGGTCTCTGAACACGATAACTATAACTTGTCTGTAATTTGTTTTTTTCATCGACTGCGTAAGTTAGAAATGCTGATGGAAATAGCTTGAAATAGGATTTTTCAACGTGTTCATTTAGCGTGATTTGATGGCCTGATGTATGTGTATGTTCTCCTCGCAAACCAACCTGAACCGAAATTTTTTTCCAACTTTTGGAAAGATTAATATAGCCTGCCTGTATGGTCTCTTTGTAAATGTAATGATTGCTCGTTGTCAGGTCAGCGACATATTGGTCATTTTGTAAGGTATCGTAATGCAGGTCATTTTCTGTGCGGACATGACTGGCTTTCCAGCCTGCCTCCAGTCGATAGGCATGGGCCAGCGGGTGTATATAATCTAGTTTGGCAACATATACTTTATTGTCTGAGGGGATGTCGCCTCGACGTGACGAAGGCCGGTCGAGCGGAGTGCCATCTGCTTTTAAATAATTTGTGTTCAGTTGTTGATCCATTTTGGAATAATGATCTATAAGATCAAGATCGATTTTTAATTCGTGCCCTGTCTCATTAAACTTAATGCCGTAGTTGAAATTATAAAGCATATCCCGCCAACGTTCTTTCCCTTCCGTTATCGTAGATGAAGACCATATTAATCGATTATTGTCAACGGTACTGAAGTTATTTGTCGTGGGTTCATACTTCGGGTATTTGCCGAATCCGCCATTAATAAGCACTCCAAGTGTTTGTCTAGAATCTATGTTGTAATCTATACCAGCTCTAAAGTTATTAGATCGAAGTTTGGGCTGTATCTTATTTTCCTGTTGTGTATACGATTCGGGGCGGGTGCCTTGATCCGTATAGAAGTAGCGTGTGAGGGAATTAAAGTATTCAAGGTTTTGATGATACTGATTATAGATTCCAAATACATTTAGTTTTTCAGTGCGGTAATTAAGATTAATACCTCCGCCAAAATGCGGCCCTCGGCCTGCACCGCCATTGAGGGAAATAGAACCATTCCATCCTTCTCTTATTCCTTTTTTCAAGATAATGTTGATGATTCCGGCCGACCCGGCCGCATCTTCTTTGGCACTAGGATTGGTCATGACTTCAATTTTGCTGATATCAACGGAAGATGTGCTACGCAATAGATTGGCCAATTGGTCACCAGAAAGATAAGTCAGTTTTCCATTGATCATTACCGTTGCGCCTGATTTCCCTTTAATGAATAATGTTCCGTTGTCATCTGCAACTACACCCGGTAGCTTGTTGAGCAGTTCAAGTCCGTTAT encodes the following:
- the dusB gene encoding tRNA dihydrouridine synthase DusB, coding for MSVKIGENIDLGEFPLLLAPMEDVSDPPFRYVCKQNGVDLMYTEFISSEGLIRDAAKSVQKLDIFEYERPIGIQIFGGDIESMRQSAEICAKAGPNLIDINYGCPVKKVVCKGAGSSLLQDIDKMVAMTKAVVEATDLPVTVKTRLGWDDNTKNVYEVAERLQDVGIKALAIHGRTRAQLYKGQADWSMIRDIKRNPRIKIPIFGNGDVDSVEKAAAWRQEFEVDGIMIGRAAIGYPWIFREIKHFFNTGERLEGPTIAERVEVCRTHLNKSIEWKGDKLGIFEMRRHYANYFKGIPNFKEYRMKLVSLQRQAEILEVLHEIENSFIPEGV
- a CDS encoding outer membrane beta-barrel protein — encoded protein: MLYFNRHIFSLLLICTVYSSFAQKNSHIKGQIIGEDKQAIPYVNISLHQAKDSTLTKTIVADSTGHFIFRDTKAGRYYIKVKSITHKETFSPHFSLDEQLGGYDLGQIVLLTNNEYLAEVLVVRKKQFIEQQRDKLVFNIENSMLAEGNNGLELLNKLPGVVADDNGTLFIKGKSGATVMINGKLTYLSGDQLANLLRSTSSVDISKIEVMTNPSAKEDAAGSAGIINIILKKGIREGWNGSISLNGGAGRGPHFGGGINLNYRTEKLNVFGIYNQYHQNLEYFNSLTRYFYTDQGTRPESYTQQENKIQPKLRSNNFRAGIDYNIDSRQTLGVLINGGFGKYPKYEPTTNNFSTVDNNRLIWSSSTITEGKERWRDMLYNFNYGIKFNETGHELKIDLDLIDHYSKMDQQLNTNYLKADGTPLDRPSSRRGDIPSDNKVYVAKLDYIHPLAHAYRLEAGWKASHVRTENDLHYDTLQNDQYVADLTTSNHYIYKETIQAGYINLSKSWKKISVQVGLRGEHTHTSGHQITLNEHVEKSYFKLFPSAFLTYAVDEKNKLQTSYSYRVQRPSFWDLNPFRVYTDPFSYTEGNASLNPAYEHAFELGYTFSNKYIFTLNYASRTDVVNDILGRDLSNPYITYERPENIGSFKNFGISFIAPTQLTSWWSATHFTNYYRNEYEIPQDGILISRKGNTLTLNSQNTIKLPNDWSIEVGGSYTSGLTTGLSQIKSYGQLYSGIQKKILNKKASVKLVVNDIFRTNSRRYETVSSTIRLNGRSNPDSRTAILSFNYRFGGAGILNSQRSTSSEEIKSRL